One Dethiosulfovibrio faecalis genomic region harbors:
- the lon gene encoding endopeptidase La, producing MAYVLPVRDMVMFPGAIAPLFVGRPRSLKAIELSILEDRKIFVATQMDLSVEDPGEGDLYSMGTLCNILQMVRVPDGSTKVLLEGLGRMRARAFVKERDVLSADIVSVETGRWRKDEKIEALKRSVMLAFEEYVTLHPKLPSEILISVNSVKDLDKMSDLVASHLTIDVDKKQNLLECNRMDTRLELLLKTLLEENELLKLEHDIHDRVQQELEQGQKQYYLREQLKIIRSELGQDDSESELDGYEKKIVDAELPDEVEERAREELRRLGKMPPLSAEATVVRSYIDWILGMPWHKETEDNLDLSSVRSVLESNHYGLERIKKRLLEFIAVRKLAGDQARGGILCLVGPPGVGKTSLGRSVADAMGRKFVSMSLGGVRDEAEIRGHRKTYIGSMPGRIMQKIKQVGTKNPVLLMDEVDKLGNDFRGDPASALLEVLDPSQNDRFVDHYLEVPFDLSKVLFITTANVTHTIPSALLDRMEVIELSGYVMEEKLRIAKKHLLPKLLRENGLTRKDLTISDGVYRKIVGEYTREAGVRNLERNMASLCRKAAMKIVESESSDEEVGPVRVTAKNLKDYLGAPKRYDLRLPKTPRRGVALGLAWTQAGGEVLVIEAISTEGKGQVTLTGNLGSIMQESAQTAMGYLKGHGGQFGLKDVDWSGLDVHLHVPEGAIPKDGPSAGITMAVAILSVLAGRRYLPDVAMTGEISLLGQVLPIGGIREKILAAKRNGIKRIVVPEGNRPDVEELEEWVKDGLRFVFVSSAKDVFKHALESD from the coding sequence ATGGCCTATGTTCTTCCCGTTCGGGACATGGTGATGTTTCCGGGGGCCATCGCTCCTCTTTTCGTAGGACGTCCCAGATCCCTCAAGGCCATAGAGCTTTCCATACTCGAGGATCGCAAGATCTTCGTAGCGACCCAGATGGACCTATCGGTAGAGGACCCCGGAGAGGGAGATCTTTACTCCATGGGGACCCTCTGCAACATACTTCAGATGGTCAGGGTTCCGGACGGATCGACCAAGGTGTTGCTCGAGGGGCTCGGACGCATGAGGGCCAGGGCGTTCGTCAAGGAAAGGGACGTTCTGTCGGCCGATATCGTCTCCGTGGAGACAGGGCGCTGGAGGAAAGACGAAAAGATAGAGGCGCTAAAGAGAAGCGTAATGTTGGCGTTCGAGGAATACGTGACCCTTCACCCAAAACTTCCGTCGGAGATCCTCATCTCGGTCAATTCGGTGAAAGACCTGGATAAGATGTCCGATCTGGTCGCGTCCCATCTGACCATAGATGTCGACAAAAAACAAAATCTACTGGAATGCAACCGCATGGATACCAGGTTGGAGCTTCTTCTCAAGACGTTACTGGAGGAAAACGAACTTCTGAAATTGGAACACGATATCCACGACAGAGTTCAACAGGAGCTGGAACAGGGGCAGAAACAGTATTATCTGAGGGAGCAGCTGAAGATCATTCGTTCCGAGTTGGGACAGGACGATTCGGAATCCGAACTGGACGGGTACGAAAAGAAGATCGTCGATGCAGAGCTTCCTGATGAAGTGGAGGAACGGGCCAGAGAGGAACTTCGAAGATTGGGCAAGATGCCGCCTTTGTCGGCGGAGGCCACGGTCGTGAGGAGCTATATAGACTGGATCTTGGGGATGCCTTGGCACAAGGAAACGGAGGACAATCTCGACCTCTCCTCGGTGCGTTCCGTCCTGGAATCCAATCATTACGGTCTCGAGAGGATAAAGAAACGCCTCCTTGAGTTCATAGCGGTCAGAAAACTGGCGGGGGACCAGGCCAGAGGAGGAATCCTCTGTCTTGTCGGACCTCCCGGGGTCGGAAAAACCTCGTTAGGCCGTTCCGTCGCCGATGCTATGGGAAGAAAGTTTGTCAGCATGTCTCTGGGCGGAGTAAGAGACGAGGCGGAGATACGAGGCCATAGGAAGACCTATATCGGATCCATGCCTGGCAGGATAATGCAGAAGATAAAGCAGGTGGGGACAAAGAACCCGGTTTTGTTGATGGACGAGGTCGATAAGCTGGGCAACGATTTCAGAGGGGATCCGGCGTCGGCCCTTTTGGAGGTGCTCGATCCGTCGCAAAACGATCGTTTTGTGGACCATTATCTGGAGGTACCTTTCGATCTCAGCAAGGTCCTGTTCATTACCACCGCCAACGTCACCCATACGATACCGAGCGCCTTGTTGGACCGTATGGAGGTTATAGAGCTTTCCGGTTACGTAATGGAGGAAAAACTGAGGATAGCGAAGAAGCACCTGTTGCCCAAGCTTCTCAGGGAGAACGGCCTGACCAGGAAAGACCTTACCATCTCCGACGGAGTCTATCGAAAGATAGTGGGAGAGTACACGAGAGAGGCGGGCGTGAGAAACCTGGAGAGGAACATGGCCTCCCTCTGTAGGAAAGCGGCGATGAAGATCGTCGAATCGGAGAGTTCCGACGAGGAAGTCGGCCCTGTTAGGGTGACCGCTAAAAACCTGAAAGACTATCTTGGTGCTCCCAAACGGTACGATCTCAGGCTTCCCAAAACTCCCCGCAGAGGAGTGGCTTTGGGCTTGGCCTGGACTCAGGCCGGTGGAGAGGTCCTGGTGATTGAGGCTATCTCTACTGAGGGGAAGGGGCAGGTCACCTTGACCGGCAACCTCGGTTCCATTATGCAGGAATCGGCACAGACCGCCATGGGGTATCTGAAAGGTCACGGTGGGCAGTTCGGTCTTAAAGACGTCGACTGGAGCGGCCTCGACGTCCATCTACACGTTCCTGAAGGCGCTATCCCGAAGGACGGACCCTCGGCCGGTATAACCATGGCCGTAGCCATATTGTCGGTCTTGGCCGGTAGAAGATACCTCCCGGACGTGGCTATGACTGGCGAGATCTCCCTCCTGGGACAGGTCCTCCCGATCGGGGGCATCAGGGAAAAGATTTTGGCAGCCAAGAGAAACGGTATCAAGAGGATTGTCGTTCCCGAGGGCAATCGCCCCGACGTGGAAGAACTGGAAGAGTGGGTTAAGGACGGTCTTCGTTTCGTATTCGTCTCTTCCGCTAAAGACGTCTTTAAGCACGCCTTGGAGTCCGATTGA
- the yihA gene encoding ribosome biogenesis GTP-binding protein YihA/YsxC — protein MSRWRAELVRTAFEARQFPEPKLPEVALAGRSNVGKSSLLNALIDQKIAHISSKPGKTRSINFFEVSSGGAPFTLVDLPGYGFASRSKKEQDQWRKLIERYVSSRQNLSLVIHLVDFRHGLLKNDVELQDWISALGVPMLTVFTKVDKIARGKRKGELHKYIKSGLKSVDVPILTSTEGKLGIDELRTFISAYLEEWNRYVDS, from the coding sequence ATGTCCAGATGGAGAGCGGAGCTTGTCCGTACAGCTTTCGAGGCCCGTCAGTTTCCAGAACCTAAGTTGCCGGAGGTCGCCTTGGCAGGCAGGTCGAACGTGGGAAAATCCAGTCTGCTGAACGCTCTTATCGACCAGAAAATAGCCCATATCAGTTCGAAGCCGGGAAAAACGAGAAGCATAAATTTTTTCGAGGTCTCTTCTGGAGGAGCTCCTTTCACCTTGGTAGACCTTCCTGGTTACGGATTTGCTTCGAGGAGCAAAAAAGAACAGGACCAGTGGCGTAAGCTTATAGAGAGGTACGTATCTTCCAGGCAAAATCTGTCCTTGGTCATACACTTGGTCGATTTTCGTCACGGACTTCTGAAGAACGATGTAGAGCTTCAGGACTGGATCTCCGCTCTCGGCGTGCCAATGCTCACGGTCTTTACCAAGGTGGACAAAATTGCCAGGGGCAAAAGAAAGGGCGAGCTTCACAAGTACATCAAGTCCGGTCTGAAATCCGTCGACGTCCCTATCCTCACCTCTACGGAGGGGAAGTTGGGAATAGACGAGTTACGAACCTTTATATCGGCCTATCTGGAAGAGTGGAACCGTTATGTGGATAGTTAA
- a CDS encoding valine--tRNA ligase, translating into MTERNRELPKNYDPKPIEDRFYRWWLDKGLFEADVDKEKEAFSIVIPPPNVTGSLHMGHAFNNTFQDIICRYKRMRGYNVLWLPGTDHAGIATQNVVERELAKEGISRHDMSREDFIDRVWAWKEEYGNRIINQQKKLGNSCDWRRLRFTMDEGLSKAVRAVFVRLYEKGLIYRGKYIINWCPRCQTALSDLEVEHSEEPGKLYYVAYPIVGEDGHILVATTRPETILGDVAVAVHPRDENNRSLIGKKVVAPLTGGREIPIIEDNMVDPEFGTGFVKITPAHDPNDFLVGQRHGLEQLQVIDAQGVMNENADPYAGMSVEEGRKKAVSDLEEQGYLKKVEDLPHQVGHCYRCNTVVEPYLSEQWFVKAKPLADRGVQSVENGEIRWLPEHWTKTYYQWMENIRDWCISRQLWWGHRIPAWTCQDCGHIVVAEEDPTGCPKCGSSALIQDEDVLDTWFSSALWPFSTLGWPDNTEELEHFYPTSLMVTGFDIIFFWVSRMIMMGLEFMDEIPFNDVYIHALVRDEQGQKMSKSKGNVIDPLIMIDQFGADALRFTVAALTMPGRDILLSPSKIENYRHFLNKIWNASRFALMNLGDSEPSRPDEKDLRLHDKWIMDRLSKVNSQVTDYLDEYLIGDAARLLYDFIWGDLCDWYVEMSKPALWGDEGEDRKEASLWVLLDVFKETLSLLHPFIPFLTEELWQAFGFGQEPMEKETWKVRSSDENSDVLEKSMETLQDMIRAIRNLRAEAGLPPQKSVDSVMVRTDSTDTVELVKENEDMISLLARVETISVVSTGSDAPGKSLSSVLGSGIVYLPVGDLLDIDSEIRRLEQEKEQVESNLSKSEKKLANPNFVERAPQDVVEKERCRIEEFQRRIHRIAENIASLSEK; encoded by the coding sequence ATGACAGAGAGGAACAGGGAACTTCCTAAAAACTACGATCCTAAACCGATCGAAGACAGGTTTTATCGGTGGTGGCTGGACAAAGGACTCTTCGAGGCGGACGTAGACAAGGAGAAAGAGGCTTTCAGCATAGTCATCCCCCCCCCTAACGTGACCGGCTCTCTTCACATGGGGCATGCCTTCAACAACACCTTTCAGGACATTATATGCAGATACAAGAGGATGAGAGGCTATAACGTTCTGTGGCTTCCCGGAACGGATCACGCCGGGATAGCCACCCAAAACGTCGTGGAGAGGGAGCTTGCCAAAGAGGGTATCTCCAGACACGACATGTCCAGAGAGGATTTCATCGACAGGGTATGGGCGTGGAAAGAGGAGTACGGCAACAGGATAATAAATCAGCAGAAAAAGCTAGGGAACTCCTGCGATTGGCGTCGTCTGAGGTTCACCATGGACGAGGGGCTCTCCAAGGCGGTACGTGCCGTCTTCGTGAGGCTTTACGAAAAGGGACTCATATACAGAGGGAAATACATCATAAACTGGTGCCCCAGGTGTCAGACCGCACTTTCCGATCTGGAGGTAGAGCACTCGGAGGAGCCGGGTAAGCTTTACTACGTCGCCTATCCGATCGTCGGGGAGGATGGACATATCCTCGTAGCCACCACCAGACCTGAGACCATCCTTGGAGACGTTGCAGTAGCCGTCCATCCCAGAGACGAGAATAATCGCTCTCTGATAGGCAAAAAAGTGGTGGCTCCTTTAACCGGAGGCAGGGAGATACCCATAATAGAGGACAACATGGTGGATCCCGAGTTCGGAACGGGATTCGTCAAGATAACCCCCGCTCACGACCCGAACGACTTCCTGGTGGGACAGAGACACGGTCTCGAACAGCTCCAGGTGATCGATGCGCAGGGCGTGATGAACGAGAACGCTGACCCCTATGCAGGCATGTCCGTCGAGGAAGGACGGAAAAAGGCCGTATCGGACCTCGAAGAACAGGGTTACCTCAAGAAGGTCGAGGATCTTCCTCATCAGGTCGGCCATTGTTACAGATGTAACACCGTCGTGGAACCCTATCTGTCCGAACAGTGGTTCGTCAAGGCGAAGCCGTTGGCCGATAGAGGAGTCCAATCGGTCGAAAACGGCGAGATCCGATGGTTGCCTGAACACTGGACTAAAACCTACTACCAGTGGATGGAGAACATCAGGGACTGGTGTATCTCACGTCAGCTTTGGTGGGGACATCGGATCCCTGCCTGGACCTGCCAGGACTGCGGACATATAGTGGTCGCCGAGGAAGACCCGACAGGATGTCCTAAGTGTGGATCGTCCGCCTTGATTCAGGACGAGGACGTGCTTGATACATGGTTCAGCAGCGCCCTGTGGCCTTTCTCGACCTTGGGCTGGCCCGATAACACCGAGGAGTTGGAGCATTTCTACCCAACTTCCCTGATGGTAACAGGATTCGACATAATATTTTTCTGGGTCTCTAGGATGATAATGATGGGACTGGAGTTCATGGACGAGATCCCCTTCAACGACGTCTACATCCATGCCTTGGTGAGAGACGAACAGGGACAGAAGATGAGCAAGTCCAAGGGTAACGTGATCGATCCTCTTATCATGATCGACCAGTTCGGTGCCGACGCCCTTCGTTTTACCGTAGCTGCCCTTACGATGCCCGGAAGGGACATACTCTTGAGTCCAAGCAAGATAGAGAACTACAGGCATTTCCTTAATAAAATATGGAATGCCAGTCGTTTTGCTCTGATGAATCTGGGCGATTCGGAGCCCTCCCGACCCGATGAGAAGGATCTTAGGCTTCACGATAAGTGGATAATGGATCGGCTGTCCAAGGTGAACTCACAGGTCACCGATTATTTGGACGAATATCTCATAGGCGATGCCGCCAGGTTGCTCTACGATTTCATCTGGGGAGACCTTTGCGATTGGTATGTGGAGATGAGCAAACCCGCTCTCTGGGGAGACGAGGGCGAGGACAGAAAGGAAGCCTCCCTCTGGGTCCTTCTCGACGTCTTCAAAGAGACCCTCTCGTTGCTTCACCCCTTTATTCCTTTTCTGACGGAGGAGCTGTGGCAGGCTTTCGGTTTTGGACAGGAGCCGATGGAAAAGGAGACGTGGAAGGTCAGATCCTCCGACGAGAACTCCGATGTCCTGGAGAAATCCATGGAGACCCTCCAGGATATGATAAGGGCTATAAGGAACCTTAGAGCCGAGGCCGGTTTGCCTCCTCAGAAATCTGTAGATTCCGTGATGGTGAGGACCGATTCGACGGACACTGTCGAACTGGTAAAGGAGAACGAGGATATGATATCCCTTCTCGCCAGGGTGGAGACGATATCGGTGGTCTCGACCGGATCCGACGCTCCCGGCAAGTCTCTCAGCTCCGTGCTCGGTTCGGGGATAGTCTATCTGCCGGTAGGAGATCTTCTGGATATCGACTCTGAAATACGGAGATTGGAGCAGGAAAAGGAACAGGTGGAGAGCAACCTTTCCAAGAGCGAAAAGAAACTGGCCAACCCTAATTTCGTAGAAAGGGCCCCCCAAGACGTCGTGGAAAAAGAGCGCTGTAGGATCGAGGAGTTCCAACGAAGAATCCATAGGATAGCGGAAAATATCGCCAGCCTTTCCGAAAAATGA
- a CDS encoding Gfo/Idh/MocA family oxidoreductase encodes MELKRMGVVGVGHLGQHHARIYTEILGAQLVGVMDENSERVSSIGQHLGVPYYDDIDEFLDSTRPDGLSVVVPTVNHFEVAKKALLRGINVLIEKPVTTTVDEAEQLLTMAAEKDLVLQVGHIERFNSAIQYVSKISHKPMFLQSRRLGPFSSRISDVGVVLDLMIHDIDIVLSLVNSTIVNISATGRKIRSDYEDIASAQLSFENGSMAHILVSRVSERRLRQMEIMEPERYLSINYETQDVSIHRCVNQSGTGLVEVIEHPIFPKSEPLKLELQHFVSCVRDGKQPLVGISDGKRALEIAVEVLKQIHRNNSLSDHAEEAV; translated from the coding sequence GTGGAATTGAAGAGAATGGGCGTCGTTGGAGTAGGCCATCTTGGGCAGCACCACGCCCGAATTTACACCGAGATATTGGGAGCTCAGCTTGTCGGGGTGATGGATGAAAATTCCGAAAGGGTTTCCTCTATAGGTCAACATCTCGGGGTTCCGTATTACGACGATATAGATGAGTTTCTCGATTCGACACGTCCTGACGGTCTCAGCGTGGTGGTCCCTACGGTGAACCACTTCGAGGTCGCTAAAAAAGCTCTCCTTAGAGGAATCAACGTATTGATAGAGAAACCGGTTACCACGACCGTTGACGAGGCGGAACAACTTTTGACAATGGCGGCGGAAAAAGACCTGGTACTTCAGGTCGGACATATAGAGAGATTTAACAGTGCCATACAGTACGTGTCAAAGATATCTCACAAGCCCATGTTTCTTCAGTCCAGACGACTCGGTCCTTTCTCGTCCAGGATCAGCGACGTAGGGGTAGTTTTGGATCTTATGATTCACGATATAGACATAGTCCTCTCTCTGGTTAATTCGACCATAGTGAATATCTCCGCTACCGGTAGAAAAATTCGTTCCGACTACGAGGATATAGCCTCCGCTCAACTTTCCTTCGAAAACGGGTCGATGGCCCATATTCTCGTGAGTAGAGTCTCGGAGAGGCGGCTTCGTCAGATGGAGATAATGGAACCGGAGAGGTACCTCTCCATAAACTACGAGACTCAGGACGTATCCATACATCGTTGCGTCAATCAAAGCGGTACCGGATTAGTTGAGGTCATAGAGCACCCCATATTTCCCAAGAGCGAGCCTCTGAAGTTGGAACTGCAGCATTTTGTAAGCTGCGTCAGAGACGGCAAGCAGCCATTGGTGGGCATTTCAGATGGCAAGAGAGCTCTGGAGATAGCTGTGGAGGTATTGAAACAGATACATCGAAATAACTCACTGTCGGATCATGCGGAAGAGGCTGTATAG
- a CDS encoding polyphenol oxidase family protein: MTLRSFDRRPQDDVIKSLSTLGTVISPRQVHGVDIVTDRDDIASRAFGDGVILTSGGYIGTIQVADCYPVLLSGSSPAPWRLLLHSGFKGTVDNIVLAGWRRLLEMMDVDVGLSRAWIGPGIGPCCYSRRIDDPWTDKAMCLLKSDFWRQDGDSVWFDMAFAIRSQIEGLGIDPKNIAVHGECTLCNSFRYLSYRSGDKESRMVFFSSIDATFDAYL; the protein is encoded by the coding sequence ATGACGTTGCGTTCTTTTGATCGTCGTCCTCAGGACGACGTGATAAAGTCTCTGTCAACCTTGGGAACCGTGATCTCCCCTAGACAGGTGCATGGCGTCGATATAGTTACCGATCGGGACGACATCGCCTCCCGCGCCTTCGGGGACGGAGTCATTCTGACGTCCGGAGGATACATAGGGACGATTCAGGTAGCGGATTGTTACCCCGTACTGCTCTCGGGAAGCTCTCCCGCACCTTGGCGCCTTCTTCTCCATTCGGGATTCAAGGGAACCGTTGACAATATAGTCCTTGCCGGATGGCGCAGACTGCTGGAGATGATGGACGTGGATGTCGGGCTGTCTCGTGCCTGGATAGGTCCGGGAATAGGTCCTTGCTGTTATAGCCGAAGAATCGACGATCCCTGGACCGATAAAGCGATGTGTTTGCTTAAAAGTGACTTTTGGAGACAAGACGGCGACTCCGTATGGTTCGACATGGCTTTCGCTATAAGAAGTCAGATCGAAGGATTGGGTATTGACCCTAAGAACATCGCCGTCCATGGGGAATGTACTTTATGCAACTCTTTCCGATATCTATCCTATCGAAGCGGGGATAAAGAGAGCCGAATGGTATTTTTTTCATCCATAGATGCCACTTTCGACGCTTATCTGTGA
- a CDS encoding bifunctional folylpolyglutamate synthase/dihydrofolate synthase encodes MSEKIEIERYDEIERLMMDLSSPGIHPGLGRVIRLLNIMGNPERSFPAVHVVGTNGKGSTSAMIEAALRSSGYSTALYTSPHLLHFGERLTLNGECVSPEDWRRSILRIFECVDEDPSLKEDRPTYFEIMTVCALALISDRSPDIAVIEAGMGGRLDATNVLGDVRLSVVTPIALDHSDFLGDTVEAVAEEKFAVVRDGGRAVFAGDGGGKLSRRFREICDSRGCIDVVADETIDIDLDNLSLSLSGTTVSLKREGETVDLGLSLLGRYQVDNARLAYLACDILREDFPRINKTDLLRGFSITKWPGRLEVLRKEPPLLLDGAHNPHGMSALVASLGDLVGSRSLGVVYTSMSDKDYTAVLGILSGRMSCRLYCTEIPDNERCAEAEKLVQAAKDMRWTAPPVAVTDPSEALDLASEECDIVLGCGSLYLLSWIYRNYVKP; translated from the coding sequence ATGAGCGAAAAAATAGAGATAGAGAGATACGACGAGATCGAGAGGCTTATGATGGACCTGTCCAGCCCTGGGATACATCCCGGGCTAGGCAGGGTCATCCGTCTTTTAAACATCATGGGAAATCCTGAAAGGTCCTTTCCCGCCGTCCACGTGGTCGGCACCAACGGTAAGGGATCCACTTCCGCCATGATAGAGGCGGCCTTACGAAGCTCGGGATATTCTACAGCTCTCTACACCAGTCCCCATCTTCTGCATTTCGGCGAGAGATTAACCCTAAATGGCGAATGCGTGTCTCCGGAAGACTGGAGGAGATCGATCCTTCGGATATTCGAATGTGTCGATGAAGACCCCTCGCTAAAAGAGGACAGGCCTACCTACTTTGAGATCATGACGGTATGCGCCTTGGCTTTGATCTCCGATAGATCTCCCGACATAGCGGTGATAGAGGCTGGCATGGGAGGCCGTCTGGATGCCACCAACGTGTTAGGCGACGTCAGGTTGTCGGTGGTCACGCCTATCGCATTGGATCACAGCGATTTTCTCGGAGATACTGTGGAGGCGGTGGCGGAGGAAAAATTCGCAGTCGTAAGAGATGGAGGACGAGCCGTCTTCGCCGGAGACGGAGGAGGAAAGCTCTCTCGACGTTTCAGGGAGATATGCGACAGTCGAGGCTGCATCGACGTTGTGGCGGATGAGACGATAGATATAGATCTGGACAATTTATCCCTGTCCCTTTCAGGTACGACGGTATCTCTTAAAAGAGAGGGCGAGACCGTCGATCTCGGCCTCTCTTTATTGGGTAGATACCAGGTAGACAACGCACGTCTGGCCTATCTGGCCTGCGATATCCTCAGGGAAGATTTTCCTCGCATAAATAAGACGGATCTCCTGAGAGGTTTCTCCATCACCAAATGGCCCGGGCGCTTGGAGGTATTGAGAAAAGAGCCTCCTCTGCTTCTGGACGGGGCTCATAACCCCCACGGGATGTCGGCTTTAGTAGCCTCTTTGGGCGATCTGGTCGGATCTCGAAGCCTCGGAGTCGTCTATACGTCCATGTCCGACAAAGACTACACCGCCGTGTTGGGCATACTGTCCGGCAGAATGTCCTGCCGGCTGTACTGTACCGAGATCCCCGACAACGAGAGGTGTGCCGAAGCCGAAAAACTGGTCCAAGCTGCGAAGGACATGAGATGGACGGCCCCTCCGGTCGCCGTAACCGATCCATCGGAAGCCCTGGATCTTGCCTCCGAGGAGTGCGATATCGTCCTCGGCTGCGGGAGTCTCTATCTATTGTCCTGGATATACAGGAACTACGTAAAGCCATGA
- a CDS encoding flagellar biosynthesis protein FliR, with amino-acid sequence MSIFTSIPAVNLQALLALGCFGLCLFFARVVRRISEGTIPGGAGSILYLRVLIGFLFAASIALGLASFAGIDILKGGIFFHG; translated from the coding sequence ATGAGTATTTTTACGTCCATACCGGCGGTAAACCTTCAGGCGTTGTTGGCCTTGGGATGTTTCGGCCTGTGTCTGTTTTTCGCAAGGGTAGTGAGGAGAATATCAGAGGGAACGATACCGGGAGGAGCGGGGTCTATCCTTTATCTTAGAGTTTTAATAGGTTTTCTCTTTGCCGCTTCTATCGCTCTCGGACTGGCCTCTTTCGCCGGTATCGACATCCTTAAGGGAGGAATCTTCTTTCATGGTTAA